One Myxococcales bacterium genomic region harbors:
- a CDS encoding threonine/serine exporter family protein: MDRPKVIERRGDRKRSAEEVAEYLVAVGTSLLECGCPAYRVESAVRTIAALEGYRAEAFALPTGLFVNVRGEGPSATPVHRMARITEWGLDLDRLVRVDDVFNAVARGERDLAAAEDDLEAHRASPRPWPRALRWLAIGAVGGAAAVFFRGSLVDAGVSAVLALALHGAIFAVKKNPAARFLQDFVHAFLAAVLAYGASRLVSGASRDAIVLATIVSRVPGMTLTTGLAELAQKNLVSGGARLMEALVTLLSLVLGVAFAVALGRGAFAVTFEVQAHAGLGIGYQLAALLVASFGFGVLFSVPRAWLWTAFVSGAVGYGVSATALRAVPVHAAAFLASFGVCAFANGMAKLTDKPAQLFQIPGMMLLVPGTFGFLAVSALARGEIEGAARAVEVLLVAGGLVIGVIGANAVVPPRKIL; encoded by the coding sequence ATGGATCGCCCGAAGGTCATCGAGCGGCGGGGCGATCGCAAGCGGAGCGCCGAGGAGGTGGCCGAGTACCTCGTAGCCGTCGGCACCTCGCTGCTCGAGTGCGGGTGCCCGGCCTACCGGGTCGAGAGCGCCGTGCGCACGATCGCGGCGCTCGAGGGCTACCGCGCCGAGGCCTTCGCGCTCCCCACGGGGCTCTTCGTGAACGTGCGCGGCGAGGGCCCGAGCGCGACGCCCGTGCACCGCATGGCGCGCATCACCGAGTGGGGCCTCGACCTCGATCGCCTGGTGCGCGTCGACGACGTGTTCAACGCCGTCGCCCGCGGGGAGCGTGATCTCGCCGCCGCCGAAGACGACCTCGAGGCCCACCGCGCGAGCCCTCGGCCGTGGCCACGCGCGCTCCGATGGCTCGCGATCGGGGCCGTGGGGGGCGCGGCGGCCGTTTTCTTCCGGGGCTCGCTCGTCGACGCGGGCGTCTCGGCGGTGCTCGCGCTCGCGCTCCACGGCGCGATTTTCGCCGTCAAAAAGAACCCCGCGGCGCGCTTCCTCCAAGACTTCGTGCACGCGTTCTTGGCCGCGGTGCTGGCCTACGGCGCCTCGCGGCTGGTGTCGGGGGCCTCGCGCGACGCCATCGTGCTCGCGACGATCGTGTCGCGTGTGCCCGGAATGACGCTCACCACGGGCCTCGCCGAGCTCGCGCAGAAGAACCTCGTGTCGGGCGGCGCGCGGCTCATGGAGGCGCTCGTGACGCTCTTGTCCCTCGTGCTCGGGGTGGCCTTCGCCGTGGCGCTCGGGCGCGGAGCGTTCGCGGTCACGTTCGAGGTGCAAGCGCACGCGGGCCTCGGCATCGGGTACCAGCTCGCGGCGCTGCTCGTGGCGTCGTTCGGCTTCGGCGTGCTCTTCTCGGTGCCGCGCGCGTGGCTCTGGACGGCGTTCGTGTCCGGCGCGGTGGGGTACGGGGTGTCGGCCACGGCGTTGCGGGCCGTGCCCGTGCACGCGGCGGCGTTCCTCGCGTCGTTCGGGGTGTGCGCGTTCGCCAACGGAATGGCCAAGCTCACGGACAAACCCGCGCAACTCTTCCAGATTCCAGGAATGATGCTGCTCGTCCCCGGCACGTTCGGGTTCCTCGCGGTGAGCGCCCTCGCGCGCGGCGAGATCGAAGGAGCGGCCCGCGCGGTCGAGGTGCTGCTCGTCGCGGGTGGGCTCGTCATCGGGGTCATCGGCGCGAACGCCGTGGTGCCGCCGCGCAAGATCCTGTGA
- the msrA gene encoding peptide-methionine (S)-S-oxide reductase MsrA produces the protein MKHPSFTAAVAASVVSALLVVACKGSQASPDRAESPHVSPSAGQIAPTGVGTNPGNAGKGTPLAAAPGHELAAFAMGCFWGSENTFRHVRGVTATAVGYAGGHTEAPTYEDVCGHGTGHAEVVLVEFDPKVVSYDKLLETFWKNHDPTTKNRQGPDVGDQYRSGVFTFSPAQEAAYRASMEAEQKRRPKAITTIVTPMKVFWKAEEYHQQYDEKTGHESCPLPGVRGT, from the coding sequence ATGAAGCACCCGTCCTTCACCGCCGCCGTCGCCGCCTCGGTCGTGTCCGCCCTGCTCGTCGTCGCGTGCAAAGGCTCCCAGGCCTCGCCCGATCGCGCCGAGAGCCCCCACGTCTCTCCCTCTGCCGGTCAGATCGCGCCGACGGGTGTGGGCACGAACCCGGGCAACGCAGGGAAGGGGACGCCCCTCGCGGCGGCGCCCGGGCACGAGCTCGCGGCGTTCGCGATGGGGTGCTTCTGGGGCTCGGAGAACACGTTCCGCCACGTGCGCGGCGTGACGGCGACGGCCGTGGGCTACGCGGGCGGGCACACCGAGGCACCGACGTACGAGGACGTGTGCGGGCACGGCACGGGCCACGCCGAGGTGGTGCTCGTGGAGTTCGACCCGAAGGTCGTGAGCTACGACAAGCTGCTCGAGACGTTCTGGAAGAACCACGATCCGACGACGAAGAACCGGCAAGGCCCCGACGTGGGCGACCAGTACCGGAGCGGCGTCTTCACGTTCTCGCCCGCGCAAGAGGCGGCCTACCGGGCCTCGATGGAGGCCGAGCAGAAGCGCCGCCCCAAGGCCATTACGACGATCGTCACGCCGATGAAGGTCTTCTGGAAGGCCGAGGAGTACCACCAGCAATACGACGAGAAGACCGGCCACGAGTCGTGCCCGCTCCCCGGCGTTCGCGGGACGTGA
- a CDS encoding glutathione S-transferase family protein → MSIVLYHHPFSRAATVIWMLEELEVPYELGYVDLMKGEQKHPDFVAKNPMGKLPTLVDGDTVVTEVAAIGLYLADRYGQGKLAPALDDPRRGTYYRWALFAPSVIEPGSMAHAAKWEFKPGQAGFGDYASMLATMEHAVSQGEYLLGPDFTMADVIFGATLRYMLRFKMIEPREAFTAYAKRLEKREALTRADARNAAIIAERGLGG, encoded by the coding sequence ATGTCCATCGTCCTCTACCATCACCCGTTCTCGCGCGCGGCCACCGTCATCTGGATGCTCGAGGAGCTCGAGGTGCCGTACGAGCTCGGCTACGTCGACCTCATGAAGGGCGAGCAGAAGCACCCGGACTTCGTCGCGAAGAACCCCATGGGCAAGCTCCCCACGCTCGTCGACGGCGACACCGTCGTGACCGAGGTCGCGGCCATCGGGCTCTACCTCGCCGATCGCTACGGCCAGGGAAAGCTCGCGCCCGCGCTCGACGATCCGCGCCGCGGCACGTACTACCGCTGGGCGCTCTTCGCGCCGTCCGTGATCGAGCCCGGGTCGATGGCCCATGCCGCCAAGTGGGAGTTCAAGCCCGGCCAGGCCGGCTTCGGCGACTACGCGAGCATGCTCGCCACGATGGAGCACGCGGTGTCGCAGGGCGAATACCTGCTCGGACCGGATTTCACCATGGCGGACGTCATCTTCGGGGCGACCCTCCGGTACATGCTCCGCTTCAAGATGATCGAGCCGCGCGAGGCCTTCACGGCCTACGCCAAGCGCCTCGAGAAGCGCGAGGCCCTCACCCGCGCCGACGCGAGGAACGCGGCCATCATCGCCGAGCGCGGCCTCGGCGGCTGA